A single region of the Streptomyces sp. NBC_01381 genome encodes:
- a CDS encoding ABC transporter substrate-binding protein, translating into MPASFRTPRTTGGRRALAAVTALPLLAVALTSCGYGSESTDKNDKANVAAGAKKIEGLDEVKIGYFPNLTHGTALVGKQEGLFQKELGATKAEYAQFNAGPSEIEALNSKSIDIGWIGPSPAINGYAKSQGKGLRIIGGAASGGVKLVVNPDKIKSLDDVKGKSIATPQLGNTQDVALLNWIKEKGWKVDPESGKGDVSVVRTDNKITPDAYKSGSIDGAWVPEPTASKLVAEGGKVLLDEKDLWPDKKFVITNIIVRQDFLEEHPKVVEAVLRASVKTTKWIKDNPQKAKAAANAELEAASGKPLPAEVIDPAWKSIDFTNDPLAETLGSEAGHAVKAGLLEKPDLKGIYDLRPLNKVLKAAGEPAVEDAGLGVK; encoded by the coding sequence GTGCCTGCCAGCTTCCGCACTCCACGCACCACCGGCGGCCGACGCGCCCTGGCCGCGGTCACCGCCCTGCCGCTGCTCGCGGTGGCGCTCACCTCCTGCGGTTACGGTTCCGAGTCGACCGACAAGAACGACAAGGCCAATGTGGCCGCCGGTGCGAAGAAGATCGAGGGCCTCGACGAGGTCAAGATCGGGTACTTCCCCAACCTCACGCACGGCACCGCCCTCGTCGGCAAGCAGGAGGGCCTCTTCCAGAAGGAACTGGGCGCCACCAAGGCCGAGTACGCCCAGTTCAACGCCGGCCCCTCGGAGATCGAGGCGCTCAACTCGAAGTCCATCGACATCGGCTGGATCGGCCCGTCCCCGGCCATCAACGGCTATGCGAAGTCCCAGGGCAAGGGCCTGCGCATCATCGGCGGCGCGGCCTCCGGCGGCGTCAAGCTGGTGGTGAACCCCGACAAGATCAAGTCCCTGGACGACGTCAAGGGCAAGAGCATCGCAACGCCGCAGCTCGGCAACACACAGGACGTGGCCCTCCTCAACTGGATCAAGGAGAAGGGCTGGAAGGTCGACCCTGAGAGCGGCAAGGGCGATGTGTCGGTGGTCCGCACCGACAACAAGATCACCCCGGACGCCTACAAGTCCGGCTCCATCGACGGCGCCTGGGTGCCGGAGCCGACCGCGTCGAAGCTGGTCGCCGAGGGCGGCAAGGTGCTGCTCGACGAGAAGGACCTGTGGCCGGACAAGAAGTTCGTGATCACCAACATCATCGTGCGGCAGGACTTCCTCGAGGAGCACCCGAAGGTCGTCGAGGCGGTGCTTCGCGCCTCTGTGAAGACCACCAAGTGGATCAAGGACAACCCGCAGAAGGCGAAGGCCGCGGCCAACGCCGAGCTGGAGGCGGCCTCCGGCAAGCCGCTGCCGGCCGAGGTCATCGACCCGGCGTGGAAGTCCATTGACTTCACCAACGACCCGCTCGCCGAGACGCTCGGCAGCGAGGCCGGGCACGCGGTCAAGGCGGGCCTCCTCGAGAAGCCCGACCTCAAGGGCATCTACGACCTGAGGCCGCTGAACAAGGTCCTGAAGGCGGCGGGCGAGCCCGCGGTCGAAGACGCCGGTCTCGGCGTCAAGTAA
- a CDS encoding sulfate adenylyltransferase subunit 1, giving the protein MTSTTEPDKAQPLSTEQLSATTLLRFATAGSVDDGKSTLVGRLLHDSKSVLTDQLEAVERVSLGRGQEAPDLALLTDGLRAEREQGITIDVAYRYFATAQRRFILADTPGHVQYTRNMVTGASTADLAVVLVDARNGVIEQTRRHAAVAALLRVPHVVLAVNKMDLVAYEETVFAKIAEEFTAYAVGLGVPEITAIPISALAGDNVVEPSSNMDWYGGPTVLEHLETVPVSHDLTSCHARLPVQYVIRPQTAEHPDYRGYAGQIAAGTFRVGESVTVLPSGRTSKIAGIDLLGEPVDVAWTPQSVTLLLESDIDISRGDLIVPSGDQPPTTQDIEATVCHVADQPLAVGQRVLLKHTTRTVKAIVKEIPSRLTLDDLSQHPAPGQLVANDIGRVLVRTAEPIALDSYAASRRTGSFLLIDPADGTTLAAGMAGDAFATGDEAADEAKPAADDEGWDF; this is encoded by the coding sequence ATGACCAGCACCACCGAACCCGACAAGGCACAGCCGCTCTCCACGGAGCAGCTTTCGGCCACCACCCTGCTGCGGTTCGCCACCGCCGGGTCCGTCGACGACGGCAAGTCCACCCTGGTGGGCCGGCTCCTGCACGACTCCAAGTCGGTCCTCACCGACCAGCTTGAGGCCGTCGAGCGGGTCTCGCTCGGCCGCGGCCAGGAGGCGCCCGACCTCGCGCTGCTCACCGACGGTCTGCGGGCCGAGCGCGAGCAGGGCATCACCATCGACGTCGCGTACCGCTACTTCGCCACCGCGCAGCGCCGGTTCATCCTGGCCGACACGCCGGGCCATGTGCAGTACACCCGCAACATGGTCACCGGCGCGTCGACGGCCGACCTGGCCGTGGTCCTCGTCGACGCCCGCAACGGCGTCATCGAGCAGACCCGCAGGCACGCCGCCGTCGCCGCGCTCCTTCGTGTCCCGCACGTCGTGCTCGCGGTGAACAAGATGGACCTCGTCGCGTACGAGGAGACGGTCTTCGCGAAGATCGCCGAGGAATTCACCGCGTACGCCGTCGGGTTGGGCGTCCCGGAGATCACCGCGATCCCGATCTCGGCGCTGGCCGGCGACAACGTCGTGGAGCCGTCCTCCAACATGGACTGGTACGGCGGCCCCACCGTCCTCGAGCACCTGGAGACGGTCCCGGTCAGCCACGACCTGACCTCCTGCCACGCGCGCCTGCCCGTCCAGTACGTGATCCGCCCGCAGACCGCCGAGCACCCGGACTACCGGGGCTACGCGGGGCAGATCGCGGCCGGCACCTTCCGGGTCGGCGAGTCCGTGACGGTGCTGCCCTCGGGGCGTACGTCGAAGATCGCGGGCATCGATCTGCTCGGTGAGCCGGTGGACGTGGCCTGGACGCCGCAGTCCGTGACGCTGCTCCTGGAGAGCGACATCGACATCTCGCGCGGCGACCTGATCGTGCCGAGCGGCGACCAGCCGCCGACCACGCAGGACATCGAGGCGACGGTCTGCCATGTGGCGGACCAGCCGCTCGCCGTCGGCCAGCGGGTGCTGCTCAAGCACACCACGCGTACGGTCAAGGCGATCGTCAAGGAGATCCCCTCGCGGCTCACCCTCGACGACCTCTCCCAGCACCCCGCCCCGGGACAGCTCGTCGCCAACGACATCGGCCGGGTCCTGGTGCGCACCGCCGAGCCGATCGCGCTCGACTCGTACGCCGCTTCGCGCCGCACCGGTTCCTTCCTGCTGATCGACCCGGCGGACGGCACGACGCTCGCGGCGGGCATGGCGGGCGATGCGTTCGCCACCGGCGACGAGGCGGCCGACGAGGCCAAGCCGGCTGCCGACGACGAGGGTTGGGACTTCTGA
- a CDS encoding ABC transporter ATP-binding protein, producing the protein MATATTLAKAADSTETSGYAARIEHVSKSFATPAGPQLVLDDITLDVAPGEFVTLLGASGCGKSTLLNLVAGLDKPSVGDITTDGRPALMFQEHALFPWLTAGKNIELALKLRGVAKADRRPRAEELLELVRLGGAYGKRVHELSGGMRQRVALARALAQESKLLLMDEPFAALDAITRDVLHDELTRIWRETEVSVLFVTHNVREAVRLAERVVLLSSRPGRIAREWTVDIPQPRRIEDTDVAELSVEITEQLRGEIRRHGQH; encoded by the coding sequence ATGGCAACCGCAACCACCCTCGCCAAGGCGGCGGACAGCACCGAGACCAGCGGGTACGCAGCCCGGATCGAGCACGTCTCGAAGTCCTTCGCCACACCCGCCGGTCCCCAGCTCGTCCTGGACGACATCACGCTCGATGTCGCTCCCGGCGAGTTCGTCACCCTCCTGGGAGCCTCGGGCTGCGGAAAGTCGACCCTGCTCAACCTGGTGGCCGGGCTCGACAAGCCGTCCGTGGGCGACATCACCACGGACGGCCGCCCGGCCCTCATGTTCCAGGAGCACGCCCTGTTCCCGTGGCTGACCGCGGGCAAGAACATCGAACTCGCCCTGAAACTGCGGGGCGTGGCCAAGGCCGACCGGCGCCCCCGGGCCGAGGAGCTCCTCGAACTGGTCCGCCTGGGCGGCGCGTACGGCAAGCGCGTGCACGAACTGTCGGGCGGCATGCGCCAGCGCGTGGCGCTGGCCCGCGCCCTCGCCCAGGAGAGCAAGCTGCTCCTGATGGACGAGCCGTTCGCCGCGCTCGACGCCATCACACGGGACGTCCTGCATGACGAACTGACCCGCATCTGGCGGGAGACGGAGGTCTCCGTCCTCTTCGTGACGCACAACGTCCGCGAGGCGGTCCGGCTCGCCGAGCGTGTCGTGCTGCTCTCCTCGCGCCCCGGCCGGATCGCCCGGGAGTGGACGGTGGACATCCCGCAGCCGCGCCGCATCGAGGACACGGACGTCGCGGAACTCTCCGTCGAGATCACCGAACAACTGCGTGGGGAGATCCGCCGCCATGGCCAGCACTGA
- a CDS encoding ABC transporter permease has translation MASTDTKTADGGAPDALAKPTGHGDLAGLEAGLDALETTVSGRTPFRRTFVDKILPPVIAVAVILVVWQALVSFKIVDDPSKLPTPADVGQELRSAWLQGKLLDYIWTSVSRGLFGFLLALAIGTPLGLLVARVKFVRAAIGPILSGLQSLPSVAWVPPAVIWLGLKPEAMYAVILLGAVPSIANGLVAGVDQVPPLYLRAGRTLGATGFRHTWHIVFPAALPGYVAGLKQGWAFSWRSLMAAEIIATHPDLGVGLGQLLEAGRTNSSMSQVFLAILLILIVGIAIDLLIFSPLERRVLRGRGLLTKS, from the coding sequence ATGGCCAGCACTGATACGAAGACGGCCGACGGCGGCGCACCGGACGCGCTCGCCAAGCCGACCGGGCACGGGGACCTCGCGGGGCTCGAAGCGGGACTTGACGCGCTGGAGACGACCGTCTCCGGCCGCACCCCGTTCCGCAGGACCTTCGTGGACAAGATCCTGCCGCCGGTCATCGCCGTCGCCGTGATCCTGGTGGTGTGGCAGGCGCTGGTCTCCTTCAAGATCGTCGATGATCCGAGCAAGCTGCCCACGCCCGCCGACGTAGGGCAGGAACTGCGCAGCGCCTGGCTCCAGGGCAAGCTGCTCGACTACATCTGGACGTCCGTCTCCCGCGGGCTCTTCGGCTTCCTGCTCGCCCTGGCCATCGGCACGCCGCTCGGCCTGCTCGTCGCCCGGGTGAAGTTCGTGCGGGCGGCGATCGGCCCGATCCTCTCCGGCCTCCAGTCCCTGCCGTCGGTCGCCTGGGTGCCGCCCGCCGTGATCTGGCTGGGCCTCAAGCCCGAGGCGATGTACGCGGTGATCCTGCTCGGCGCCGTCCCGTCCATCGCCAACGGCCTGGTCGCCGGCGTCGACCAGGTGCCGCCGCTGTATCTGCGGGCGGGCCGCACGCTGGGCGCGACGGGCTTCCGGCACACCTGGCACATCGTGTTCCCGGCGGCGCTCCCCGGCTATGTGGCGGGCCTCAAGCAGGGCTGGGCCTTCTCCTGGCGCTCCCTGATGGCCGCGGAGATCATCGCCACCCACCCCGACCTGGGCGTGGGCCTCGGCCAGCTCCTGGAGGCGGGCCGCACCAACAGCAGCATGTCGCAGGTGTTCCTGGCGATCCTGCTGATCCTGATCGTCGGCATCGCCATCGACCTGCTCATCTTCAGCCCGCTGGAGCGGCGCGTGCTGCGCGGCCGCGGCCTGCTCACGAAGAGCTGA
- a CDS encoding sirohydrochlorin chelatase, with protein MRVPARPALVVVAHGSRDPRHAATVRALVRRVRVQRPGLRVETGFLDFNSPSVPEVLESLDAEGVRDVVALPLLLTRAFHAKADIPAVLDQAPPRLRIRQAPVLGPSPLLLTALERRLYEAGLTPADKSSTGVVLASAGSTDPEAIAVIAEIAREWRHTGWCAVRPAFASASLPRTEDAVRALRAQGVRRVAVAPYVLAPGFLPDRIARGARDSGADVLAKELGPSPEVARLLIQRYTEALLRERMAVSA; from the coding sequence ATGCGTGTTCCCGCCCGCCCCGCCCTCGTCGTGGTCGCCCACGGCAGCCGCGACCCGCGGCATGCCGCGACGGTGCGTGCCCTGGTGCGGCGCGTGCGGGTGCAGCGGCCGGGGCTGCGGGTGGAGACGGGCTTCCTCGACTTCAACTCGCCGTCTGTTCCCGAGGTGTTGGAGTCCCTGGACGCGGAAGGTGTGCGCGATGTGGTCGCGCTGCCGCTGCTGCTCACCCGGGCGTTCCACGCGAAGGCCGACATCCCGGCGGTCCTCGACCAGGCCCCGCCCCGGCTGCGTATCCGGCAGGCGCCGGTGCTCGGTCCTTCGCCGCTGCTCCTGACCGCCCTGGAACGGCGGTTGTACGAGGCGGGCCTGACGCCCGCCGACAAGTCCTCGACCGGGGTCGTGCTGGCCTCGGCGGGGTCCACCGACCCGGAGGCGATCGCAGTGATCGCTGAAATCGCGCGGGAGTGGCGGCACACCGGTTGGTGCGCCGTGCGGCCTGCGTTCGCCTCCGCATCTCTGCCCCGCACCGAGGACGCGGTACGCGCGCTGCGCGCGCAGGGCGTCCGGCGCGTGGCGGTCGCCCCCTATGTCCTGGCCCCCGGATTTCTGCCGGACCGGATCGCCCGGGGTGCCAGGGATTCCGGCGCCGATGTTCTCGCGAAGGAACTCGGCCCTTCGCCCGAGGTGGCACGACTGCTCATTCAGCGATACACGGAGGCGCTACTCCGAGAGCGTATGGCGGTCAGCGCCTGA
- a CDS encoding RICIN domain-containing protein has product MAARKRFAVLASTASLCLAAGAVSAGEAQAAGSWRSLKFQHGKNICLSVQAKASTKKGKRERVRGCTGGVYQLWRIDFSKYNGRAVAKLHPATNTKLCLDGAKTERMGRSGWLSHVTKCNSSASQKWQYVSSNPGAYFNPQNVKSKLCLGAYKGRKSSGTWVGTSKCNSKVSGGQIFKVK; this is encoded by the coding sequence ATGGCTGCAAGAAAGCGTTTCGCCGTGCTCGCTTCCACGGCTTCTCTCTGCCTGGCCGCCGGTGCCGTAAGTGCCGGTGAAGCCCAGGCGGCGGGTTCTTGGCGCTCGCTCAAGTTCCAGCACGGCAAGAACATCTGCCTGAGCGTGCAGGCGAAGGCGAGCACCAAGAAGGGCAAGCGCGAGCGGGTCCGTGGGTGCACCGGCGGTGTGTACCAGCTCTGGCGCATCGACTTCTCCAAGTACAACGGCAGGGCGGTCGCCAAGCTGCACCCCGCCACCAACACCAAGCTGTGCCTCGACGGCGCCAAGACGGAGCGGATGGGCAGGAGCGGCTGGCTGTCGCACGTCACCAAGTGCAACAGCTCGGCCTCCCAGAAGTGGCAGTACGTGAGCTCGAACCCGGGCGCGTACTTCAACCCGCAGAACGTCAAGAGCAAGCTCTGCCTCGGCGCCTACAAGGGACGTAAGTCGAGCGGCACCTGGGTGGGCACGTCCAAGTGCAACAGCAAGGTCAGCGGTGGGCAGATCTTCAAGGTGAAGTAG